In Pseudomonas lalkuanensis, the following are encoded in one genomic region:
- the murG gene encoding undecaprenyldiphospho-muramoylpentapeptide beta-N-acetylglucosaminyltransferase, which yields MSGNVLIMAGGTGGHVFPALACAREFQARGFKVHWLGTPKGIENELVPQAGLPLHLIQVSGLRGKGLKSLLKAPFELLKSLFQARRIVRELNPVCVLGMGGYVTGPGGLAARLSGVPLIIHEQNAVAGTANRSLAPIASRVCEAFPDTFGKSDKRRTTGNPVREELFLETPRDTLAGRKPRLLVLGGSLGAEPLNKLLPEALSRLSADLRPEVFHQAGRKHDEITAERYREAAVEAEVAPFIKDMARAYAWADLVICRAGALTVSELAAAGLPSFLVPLPHAIDDHQSRNAEYLAKEGAAVLLPQHSTDAATLAAQLTEVLMQPEKLKAMGATARRLAKPAATRTVVEICLEVANG from the coding sequence ATGAGCGGTAACGTGCTGATCATGGCTGGCGGCACCGGCGGCCACGTATTCCCGGCGCTGGCCTGTGCCCGCGAGTTCCAGGCCCGCGGTTTCAAGGTGCACTGGCTGGGCACGCCCAAGGGCATCGAGAACGAACTGGTTCCCCAGGCCGGCCTGCCGCTGCACCTGATCCAGGTGAGTGGCCTGCGCGGCAAGGGATTGAAGTCCTTGCTCAAGGCGCCGTTCGAGCTGCTCAAGTCGCTGTTCCAGGCGCGCCGAATCGTGCGTGAGCTCAACCCGGTCTGCGTACTGGGCATGGGCGGCTATGTCACCGGTCCCGGTGGACTGGCCGCGCGCCTGTCCGGCGTGCCGCTGATCATACATGAGCAGAACGCCGTTGCCGGCACCGCCAATCGCAGCCTGGCACCGATCGCCAGCCGCGTTTGCGAGGCCTTCCCGGATACCTTCGGGAAAAGCGACAAGCGGCGCACCACCGGCAATCCGGTGCGTGAAGAGCTGTTCCTGGAAACCCCGCGTGACACCCTGGCCGGTCGCAAGCCGCGCCTGCTGGTGCTGGGCGGCAGCCTGGGCGCCGAGCCGTTGAACAAGCTGCTGCCCGAAGCCCTGTCCCGGTTGTCCGCTGACCTGCGCCCGGAGGTGTTCCACCAGGCCGGCCGCAAGCATGACGAAATCACCGCGGAGCGTTATCGCGAAGCCGCGGTCGAAGCGGAGGTCGCGCCTTTCATCAAGGACATGGCCCGTGCCTATGCCTGGGCCGATCTGGTCATCTGCCGTGCAGGCGCCCTGACCGTGAGCGAGCTGGCCGCTGCCGGCCTGCCATCGTTCCTGGTGCCGCTGCCCCATGCGATCGACGACCACCAGTCGCGCAATGCCGAATACCTGGCGAAGGAGGGCGCGGCTGTCCTTCTTCCGCAACATTCCACTGATGCGGCCACGCTGGCCGCTCAGCTGACCGAGGTCCTGATGCAGCCCGAGAAACTCAAGGCCATGGGCGCTACCGCCCGCCGTCTGGCCAAACCCGCCGCCACCCGCACCGTGGTCGAGATCTGCCTGGAGGTGGCCAATGGTTGA
- the lpxC gene encoding UDP-3-O-acyl-N-acetylglucosamine deacetylase yields the protein MIRQRTLKNIIRATGVGLHSGEKVYLTLKPAPVDTGIVFRRTDLDPVVDIPARAENVGETTMSTTLINGEVKVDTVEHLLSAMAGLGIDNAYVELSASEVPIMDGSAGPFVFLIQSAGLQEQEAPKKFIRILREVTVEEGDKRATFVPFDGFKVSFEIDFDHPVFRNRTQSASVDFSSTSFVKEVSRARTFGFMRDIEFLRSQNLALGGSVENAIVVDENQVLNEDGLRYEDEFVKHKILDAIGDLYLLGNSLIGEFRGFKSGHALNNRLLRQLIEQKDAWEVVTFEDARTAPISYMRPVAAV from the coding sequence ATGATCAGACAACGCACTCTCAAGAACATTATCCGTGCCACTGGCGTGGGGCTGCATTCCGGGGAAAAGGTCTACCTGACCCTCAAGCCCGCACCGGTGGATACCGGCATAGTGTTCCGCCGTACCGACCTCGATCCCGTCGTGGATATTCCTGCACGCGCCGAGAATGTCGGTGAGACCACCATGTCGACCACACTGATCAACGGTGAGGTCAAGGTGGACACCGTGGAGCACCTGCTTTCGGCCATGGCAGGCCTGGGCATCGACAACGCCTACGTCGAACTCTCCGCGTCGGAAGTGCCGATCATGGACGGCAGCGCCGGTCCCTTCGTCTTCCTGATTCAATCCGCCGGCCTGCAGGAGCAGGAAGCGCCGAAGAAGTTCATCCGTATCCTGCGCGAAGTGACTGTGGAGGAGGGCGACAAGCGCGCCACCTTCGTCCCCTTCGACGGTTTCAAGGTGAGCTTCGAGATCGATTTCGATCACCCGGTATTCCGCAATCGTACCCAGAGTGCGAGCGTGGATTTCTCCAGCACCTCGTTCGTCAAGGAGGTCAGCCGTGCGCGGACCTTCGGCTTCATGCGCGACATCGAGTTCCTGCGTTCCCAGAACCTGGCACTCGGCGGCAGCGTGGAGAACGCCATCGTGGTTGACGAGAACCAGGTGCTCAACGAAGACGGCCTGCGTTACGAGGACGAGTTCGTCAAGCACAAGATTCTCGATGCGATCGGTGACCTCTACCTGCTCGGCAACAGCCTGATCGGCGAATTCCGTGGCTTCAAGTCGGGCCACGCGCTGAACAACCGTTTGCTGCGCCAGCTCATCGAGCAGAAGGACGCCTGGGAAGTGGTGACCTTCGAGGATGCCAGGACTGCACCTATCTCCTATATGCGACCGGTAGCAGCCGTTTAA
- the ftsZ gene encoding cell division protein FtsZ: MFELVDNVPQTAVIKVIGVGGGGGNAVNHMAKSNIEGVEFICANTDAQALKNIGARTVLQLGPGVTKGLGAGANPEVGRQAAIEDRERIAEVLQGADMVFITTGMGGGTGTGAAPIIAEVAKEMGILTVAVVTRPFPFEGRKRMQIADEGIRSLAESVDSLITIPNEKLLTILGKDASLLAAFAKADDVLAGAVRGISDIIKRPGMINVDFADVKTVMGEMGMAMMGTGCASGPNRAREATEAAIRNPLLDDVNLQGARGILVNITAGPDLSLGEYSDVGNIIEQFASEHATVKVGTVIDPDMRDELHVTVVATGLGARIEKPVKVVDNTVQAATVATATVAARPEQPSVNYRDLDRPTVMRNQAHAGAATAAKLNTQDDLDYLDIPAFLRRQAD, from the coding sequence ATGTTCGAACTCGTAGATAATGTTCCGCAAACAGCGGTCATCAAGGTAATCGGTGTCGGTGGTGGCGGCGGCAACGCCGTGAACCACATGGCCAAGAGCAACATCGAGGGCGTCGAGTTCATCTGCGCCAACACCGATGCCCAGGCGCTGAAGAACATCGGCGCGCGCACCGTGCTGCAGCTCGGCCCGGGCGTGACCAAGGGCCTGGGTGCCGGCGCGAATCCCGAAGTCGGCCGTCAGGCCGCCATCGAGGACCGTGAGCGCATCGCCGAAGTGCTGCAGGGCGCCGACATGGTCTTCATCACCACTGGCATGGGCGGCGGCACCGGTACCGGTGCTGCACCGATCATCGCTGAAGTGGCCAAGGAAATGGGCATCCTCACCGTTGCGGTGGTGACCCGTCCGTTCCCCTTCGAAGGCCGCAAGCGCATGCAGATCGCCGACGAGGGCATCCGCTCCCTGGCAGAAAGCGTCGACTCGCTGATCACCATCCCCAACGAGAAGCTGCTGACCATACTCGGCAAGGACGCCAGCCTCCTGGCCGCCTTCGCCAAGGCCGACGATGTGCTCGCCGGCGCGGTGCGCGGCATCTCCGACATCATCAAGCGTCCCGGCATGATCAACGTCGACTTCGCCGACGTTAAGACCGTAATGGGTGAAATGGGCATGGCGATGATGGGTACCGGCTGCGCCAGCGGTCCGAATCGCGCTCGCGAAGCCACCGAGGCTGCCATCCGCAACCCGCTGCTGGACGACGTCAACCTGCAGGGCGCTCGCGGCATCCTGGTGAACATCACCGCAGGTCCGGACCTCTCCCTGGGCGAGTACTCCGATGTGGGCAACATCATCGAGCAGTTCGCTTCCGAACACGCCACCGTCAAGGTGGGTACCGTGATCGACCCGGATATGCGCGATGAACTGCACGTGACCGTAGTGGCCACTGGCCTGGGCGCGCGCATCGAGAAGCCGGTCAAGGTGGTCGACAACACCGTTCAGGCAGCCACTGTGGCCACCGCCACCGTTGCCGCTCGTCCGGAGCAGCCGTCGGTCAACTACCGCGACCTGGATCGCCCGACCGTGATGCGCAATCAGGCTCACGCCGGCGCGGCCACCGCGGCCAAGCTCAACACTCAGGATGACCTGGATTACCTGGATATCCCGGCATTCCTGCGTCGCCAGGCTGATTGA
- the murC gene encoding UDP-N-acetylmuramate--L-alanine ligase: MVESQKAMPQPEMRRIRRIHFVGIGGVGMCGIAEVLLNLGYRVSGSDLKASAVTERLEKFGAQIFIGHRAENAEHADVLVVSSAVNKSNPEVAVALERRIPVVPRAEMLAELMRYRHGIAVAGTHGKTTTTSLIASVFAAGGLDPTFVIGGRLNAAGTNAQLGTSRYLVAEADESDASFLHLQPMVAVVTNIDADHMSTYEGDFNRLKKTFVEFLHNLPFYGLAVLCVDDPVVREILPQVARPTVTYGFSEDADVRAINIRQDGMRTWFTVLRKDREPLDVSVNMPGNHNVLNSLATIAIATDEGISDEAIVQGLSGFQGVGRRFQVYGELQIEGGSVMLVDDYGHHPREVAAVVKAVRGGWPERRLVMVYQPHRYSRTRDLYDDFVQVLGEANVLLLMEVYPAGEEPIPGADSRQLCHSIRQRGQLDPIYIERGVDLAPLVKPLLRPGDILLCQGAGDIGALAPQLIQNPLFGGQADDAAKRKTK, translated from the coding sequence ATGGTTGAGAGCCAGAAAGCCATGCCCCAGCCGGAGATGCGCCGCATCCGTCGTATCCACTTCGTCGGCATCGGCGGCGTGGGCATGTGCGGGATCGCCGAAGTGCTGCTGAACCTGGGCTACCGGGTTTCCGGATCCGACCTCAAGGCCTCGGCCGTGACCGAGCGCCTGGAGAAGTTCGGCGCGCAGATCTTCATCGGCCACCGCGCCGAGAATGCCGAGCACGCCGATGTGCTGGTGGTGTCCAGCGCCGTGAACAAATCCAACCCCGAGGTCGCGGTCGCCCTGGAGCGCCGCATCCCGGTGGTGCCGCGCGCTGAAATGCTCGCCGAGCTGATGCGCTACCGCCACGGCATCGCCGTCGCCGGTACCCACGGCAAGACCACCACCACCAGCCTGATCGCGTCGGTCTTCGCCGCCGGTGGCCTCGACCCCACCTTCGTCATCGGCGGCCGCCTGAACGCCGCGGGCACCAATGCCCAGCTCGGCACCAGCCGTTACCTGGTGGCCGAAGCCGACGAGAGCGACGCCAGCTTCCTGCACCTGCAGCCGATGGTGGCCGTGGTCACCAATATCGACGCGGACCACATGAGCACCTACGAGGGCGACTTCAATCGACTGAAGAAGACCTTCGTGGAGTTCCTCCACAACCTGCCGTTCTACGGTCTGGCCGTGCTCTGCGTGGACGACCCTGTGGTGCGCGAGATCCTGCCCCAGGTGGCGCGTCCCACCGTTACCTACGGCTTCTCCGAAGACGCCGACGTACGCGCCATCAATATCCGCCAGGACGGCATGCGCACCTGGTTCACCGTCCTGCGCAAGGACCGCGAGCCGCTGGATGTCTCGGTGAACATGCCGGGCAACCACAATGTGCTGAATTCCCTGGCCACCATCGCCATTGCCACCGACGAAGGCATCAGCGACGAAGCCATCGTCCAGGGCCTGTCCGGCTTCCAGGGCGTGGGCCGGCGCTTCCAGGTCTACGGCGAGCTTCAAATCGAAGGCGGCAGCGTGATGCTGGTGGACGACTACGGCCACCATCCGCGCGAAGTGGCCGCGGTGGTCAAGGCCGTTCGTGGTGGCTGGCCGGAGCGCCGTCTGGTGATGGTCTACCAGCCGCACCGCTACAGCCGTACCCGCGATCTCTACGACGATTTCGTGCAGGTGCTGGGTGAAGCCAACGTCCTGCTGCTGATGGAGGTCTACCCGGCCGGCGAAGAGCCGATTCCCGGCGCCGACAGCCGTCAGCTCTGCCACAGCATCCGGCAGCGCGGCCAATTGGACCCGATCTACATCGAGCGGGGTGTGGACCTCGCGCCGCTGGTCAAGCCGCTGCTGCGTCCCGGCGACATCCTGCTCTGCCAGGGGGCCGGCGACATCGGTGCGCTGGCGCCGCAACTGATCCAGAACCCGCTGTTTGGCGGTCAGGCCGACGACGCCGCCAAGAGGAAGACGAAATGA
- a CDS encoding D-alanine--D-alanine ligase: MSAHFKSTLEPAAFGRVAVLYGGKSAEREVSLKSGAMVLQALQSAGVDAFGIDVGDDLLQRLQAEKIDRAFIILHGRGGEDGSMQGLLECLEIPYTGSGILASALAMDKLRTKQLWISLGLPTPRHAVLASEQDCRQAAAELGFPLIVKPAHEGSSIGMAKVEDVDALIEAWRDAGVYDPQVLVEQWIHGPEFTVAWLRGEVLPPIRLGTPHTFYDYDAKYLASDTRYQIPCGLDADKEEELKQLTARACETLGIQGWARADVMQDAEGRFWLLEVNTAPGMTDHSLVPMAARAAGLDFQQLVLAILTDSVEARG; this comes from the coding sequence ATGAGCGCGCACTTCAAATCCACCCTCGAACCGGCTGCATTCGGTCGGGTCGCCGTTCTCTACGGCGGCAAGAGTGCCGAGCGCGAGGTTTCGCTGAAATCCGGCGCCATGGTGCTGCAAGCCCTGCAGTCCGCCGGCGTGGACGCTTTCGGTATTGATGTCGGTGACGACCTGCTGCAACGGCTGCAGGCGGAAAAGATCGACCGTGCCTTCATCATCCTCCACGGCCGTGGTGGCGAAGACGGCAGCATGCAAGGCCTGCTGGAGTGCCTGGAAATTCCCTATACCGGCAGCGGTATCCTGGCTTCGGCCCTGGCGATGGACAAGCTGCGTACCAAGCAGCTGTGGATCAGCCTCGGCCTGCCGACGCCGCGCCACGCCGTGCTGGCCAGCGAGCAGGACTGCCGCCAGGCAGCCGCCGAGCTGGGCTTCCCGCTGATCGTCAAGCCGGCGCATGAAGGTTCCAGCATTGGCATGGCGAAGGTCGAGGACGTCGACGCCCTGATCGAGGCCTGGCGTGATGCCGGTGTCTACGACCCGCAAGTGCTGGTGGAACAGTGGATCCACGGCCCGGAATTCACCGTTGCCTGGCTGCGCGGCGAAGTGCTGCCGCCCATTCGCCTCGGTACCCCGCACACCTTCTACGACTACGACGCCAAGTACCTGGCCAGTGATACCCGCTACCAGATCCCCTGTGGCCTGGATGCGGACAAGGAAGAGGAGCTGAAGCAACTGACCGCGCGCGCCTGCGAGACCCTCGGCATCCAGGGTTGGGCCCGCGCCGACGTCATGCAGGACGCCGAAGGGCGCTTCTGGCTCCTTGAAGTCAACACCGCACCGGGCATGACCGATCACAGCCTGGTGCCCATGGCCGCGCGCGCTGCGGGCCTGGATTTCCAGCAACTGGTGCTGGCGATCCTGACCGACAGCGTCGAGGCAAGGGGCTGA
- the murD gene encoding UDP-N-acetylmuramoyl-L-alanine--D-glutamate ligase: MTLIASDQFRIVVGLGKSGMSLVRFLARQGVPFAVADTRANPPELATIQSQFPQVEVRCGELDPDFLGRASELYVSPGLAVATPALQEAARRGTKLSGDIELFTRHAKAPIVAITGSNAKSTVTTLVGDMAQAAGKRVAVGGNLGTPALDLLADDVELYVLELSSFQLETTDRLNAEVATVLNVSEDHMDRYADMQAYHLAKHRIFRGARQVVVNRGDALSRPLVADQLPCWTFGLNRPDFKSFGLIEEDGEKYLAFQFDKLMPVRELKIRGAHNQANALAALALGHAVGLPFEPMLDTLRTFAGLAHRCQWVRELRGVSYYDDSKATNVGAALAAIEGLGADIDGKLVLIAGGDGKGADFSGLKGPVEAFCRAVVLLGRDAELIATALGDSVPLVRSKTLDEAVLRCSELAEAGDAVLLSPACASLDMFKNFEERGRLFAQAVEGLA, from the coding sequence GTGACGCTGATCGCTTCCGACCAGTTCCGCATCGTTGTCGGCCTCGGCAAGAGCGGCATGTCCCTGGTGCGCTTCCTGGCGCGCCAGGGCGTGCCGTTCGCCGTGGCTGATACCCGTGCGAACCCGCCGGAGCTGGCGACGATCCAGAGCCAGTTCCCGCAGGTGGAAGTGCGTTGTGGCGAGCTCGATCCGGATTTCCTCGGCCGCGCCAGCGAGCTGTACGTGAGCCCGGGCCTGGCCGTGGCCACGCCCGCCCTGCAAGAAGCGGCACGGCGTGGAACCAAGCTGTCCGGCGACATCGAACTGTTCACCCGCCATGCCAAGGCGCCGATCGTCGCCATCACCGGCTCGAACGCCAAGAGCACTGTCACCACCCTGGTGGGCGACATGGCCCAGGCCGCCGGCAAGCGCGTCGCGGTGGGCGGCAACCTCGGTACTCCGGCGCTGGACCTGCTCGCCGACGACGTCGAGCTCTACGTGCTGGAGCTGTCCAGTTTCCAACTGGAAACCACCGACCGGCTGAATGCCGAGGTGGCCACCGTGCTCAACGTCAGCGAAGACCACATGGATCGCTACGCTGACATGCAGGCCTACCACCTCGCCAAGCACCGCATCTTCCGTGGCGCGCGCCAGGTCGTTGTCAATCGCGGCGACGCCTTGTCGCGTCCGCTGGTGGCCGACCAGCTGCCTTGCTGGACCTTTGGCCTGAACAGGCCCGACTTCAAGTCCTTCGGCCTGATCGAGGAAGACGGCGAGAAGTACCTGGCCTTCCAGTTCGACAAGCTGATGCCGGTGCGCGAGCTGAAGATTCGCGGCGCCCACAATCAAGCCAATGCCCTGGCTGCCCTGGCCCTGGGCCACGCGGTGGGCCTGCCGTTCGAGCCCATGCTCGATACCCTGCGCACGTTCGCCGGGCTGGCCCATCGTTGCCAGTGGGTGCGCGAGCTGCGTGGCGTGTCCTACTACGACGACTCCAAGGCAACCAACGTCGGGGCGGCCCTGGCGGCCATCGAAGGCCTGGGAGCCGACATCGACGGCAAGCTGGTGCTGATCGCGGGTGGTGATGGCAAGGGCGCGGATTTCTCCGGCCTCAAGGGCCCGGTGGAAGCGTTCTGCCGCGCCGTCGTGCTGCTGGGGCGAGATGCCGAGCTGATCGCCACCGCCCTGGGAGACTCCGTTCCGCTGGTTCGGTCCAAGACCCTGGACGAAGCGGTGCTGCGCTGCTCCGAACTGGCCGAGGCTGGCGATGCCGTGCTGCTGTCGCCGGCGTGCGCAAGCCTGGACATGTTCAAGAACTTCGAAGAACGCGGGCGTCTCTTCGCCCAGGCCGTGGAGGGGCTCGCCTGA
- a CDS encoding DUF721 domain-containing protein: protein MAFRPLPARSPAALLREEKPLRALFNEAQRIDQLQQLLASQLQPAAREHCHVASWREGRLLLIVTDGHWATRLRYQQARLLRQLKGFEAFAGLERIVFKVQPSFTPSSAPMTEGRLSTTAAESLQATAETVSDPRLREALERLARHGKSQD, encoded by the coding sequence ATGGCGTTTCGTCCCCTGCCCGCCCGTTCCCCTGCCGCGCTGTTGCGTGAGGAAAAGCCGTTGCGGGCGCTATTCAACGAAGCCCAGCGCATCGACCAGCTGCAACAACTGCTCGCCAGCCAACTGCAGCCCGCCGCTCGTGAACACTGCCATGTCGCCTCCTGGCGCGAAGGCCGACTGCTGCTGATCGTCACCGACGGTCATTGGGCGACCCGACTGCGCTACCAGCAGGCCCGCCTGCTGCGCCAGTTGAAGGGATTCGAGGCCTTCGCCGGCCTGGAGCGCATCGTTTTCAAGGTCCAGCCGAGTTTCACCCCGAGCAGCGCACCGATGACCGAAGGCCGCCTGTCGACCACCGCTGCAGAAAGCCTGCAGGCCACGGCGGAAACCGTCAGCGATCCGCGCTTGAGGGAGGCGCTGGAACGCCTGGCGCGCCACGGCAAATCACAGGACTGA
- the ftsW gene encoding putative lipid II flippase FtsW — translation MLARLLAAPSPLRSRRGIDIDFPLLAGCLSLLGLGLVMITSASSEVAAALSGNPLYHMIRHLIYLAIGLGAGLITLQIPMAFWQRHGARLMLAAIVLLILVLLPGIGREINGAKRWIGFGLFNLQPSELAKLFTVMFIAGYLVRRQDEVREKLTGFIKPMLVLGPIAVLLLAEPDFGATVVLVGSCSAMLFLGGINLVRFVPLAGAVLAAGVLVMTSQSYRMQRLTNFIDPWADQYGAGYQLSQALIAFGRGEWFGVGLGNSIQKQFYLPEAHTDFVFAVLAEELGMIGALATVGLFVFVSVRALYIGLWAEKARQYFSAYVAYGLAFLWIGQVLINIGVNVGLLPTKGLTLPFLSYGGSSLVICCVSLALLLRIEWERRTHLGNEEVEFVESDFFDEEVRP, via the coding sequence ATGCTGGCCCGTCTGCTCGCCGCCCCTTCGCCGCTGCGCAGCCGCCGCGGCATTGACATCGACTTCCCGCTGCTGGCCGGTTGCCTGTCGCTGCTCGGCCTGGGCCTGGTGATGATTACCTCGGCTTCGTCGGAAGTCGCGGCGGCGCTGTCCGGCAACCCGCTGTACCACATGATCCGCCACCTGATTTACCTGGCGATCGGTCTCGGCGCCGGCCTGATCACGCTGCAGATCCCCATGGCCTTCTGGCAGCGCCATGGCGCTCGTCTGATGCTGGCTGCCATCGTCCTGCTGATCCTGGTCCTGCTGCCGGGCATCGGTCGGGAAATCAACGGTGCCAAACGCTGGATCGGCTTCGGCCTGTTCAACCTGCAGCCGTCCGAGCTGGCCAAACTGTTCACCGTGATGTTCATCGCCGGCTACCTGGTGCGTCGCCAGGACGAGGTGCGCGAGAAACTCACCGGATTCATCAAACCGATGCTGGTGCTGGGGCCGATCGCCGTGCTGCTGCTGGCAGAGCCGGACTTCGGGGCCACCGTGGTACTGGTGGGCTCCTGCAGCGCCATGCTGTTCCTCGGCGGGATCAACCTGGTGCGTTTCGTCCCCCTGGCCGGGGCCGTACTCGCTGCTGGCGTGCTGGTAATGACCAGCCAGAGCTACCGGATGCAGCGTCTGACCAACTTCATCGACCCCTGGGCCGACCAGTACGGCGCGGGCTACCAGCTCAGCCAGGCACTGATCGCCTTCGGTCGTGGCGAATGGTTCGGTGTCGGCCTGGGAAACAGCATCCAGAAGCAGTTCTACCTGCCGGAAGCCCATACCGACTTCGTCTTCGCGGTACTGGCCGAGGAACTGGGCATGATCGGTGCCCTGGCGACTGTCGGCCTGTTCGTCTTCGTCAGTGTCCGTGCCCTCTATATCGGTCTCTGGGCCGAGAAGGCGCGCCAGTACTTTTCCGCCTACGTCGCCTACGGTCTCGCCTTCCTCTGGATCGGCCAGGTGCTGATCAATATCGGCGTGAACGTCGGCCTGTTGCCGACCAAGGGCCTGACCCTGCCGTTCCTCAGCTACGGCGGCAGCTCCCTGGTGATCTGCTGCGTCAGCCTTGCACTGCTGCTGCGAATTGAATGGGAGCGGCGTACTCACCTTGGCAACGAGGAAGTGGAGTTCGTCGAGAGCGATTTCTTCGACGAGGAGGTGCGCCCATGA
- the ftsA gene encoding cell division protein FtsA produces MASVQSGKMIVGLDIGTSKVVALVGEVAADGQLEIVGIGTHPSRGLKKGVVVNIESTVQSIQRAVEEAQLMAGCRIHSAFVGIAGNHIRSLNSHGIVAIRDREVSGADIERVLDAAQAVAIPADQRVLHTLAQDYVIDNQEGVREPLGMSGVRLEAKVHVVTCAVNAAQNIEKCVRRCGLEVDDIILEQLASAYSVITDDEKELGVCLVDIGGGTTDIAIFTEGAIRHTAVIPIAGDQVTNDIAMALRTPTQYAEEIKIRYACALAKLAGAGETIKVPSVGDRPPRELSRQALAEVVEPRYDELFTLIQAELRRSGYEDLIPAGIVLTGGTAKMEGAVELAEEIFHMPVRLGVPHSVKGLADVVRNPIYSTGVGLLMYGLQKQSDGMPVSTGNYGYAEEAKAPVLERLKRWVQGNF; encoded by the coding sequence ATGGCAAGCGTACAGAGCGGCAAGATGATCGTCGGCCTGGACATCGGCACCTCCAAGGTGGTGGCGTTGGTGGGCGAGGTCGCGGCTGATGGCCAACTCGAGATCGTCGGCATTGGCACTCATCCGTCGCGCGGCCTGAAAAAGGGCGTGGTGGTGAACATCGAATCCACCGTGCAATCCATCCAGCGCGCGGTGGAAGAAGCCCAGTTGATGGCGGGTTGCCGCATCCACTCGGCCTTCGTCGGCATCGCCGGCAATCACATCCGCAGCCTGAACTCCCACGGCATCGTGGCGATCCGCGATCGCGAAGTCAGCGGTGCCGACATCGAGCGTGTACTGGATGCCGCTCAGGCAGTGGCCATCCCGGCCGACCAGCGTGTGCTGCACACCCTGGCCCAGGACTACGTGATCGATAACCAGGAAGGCGTGCGTGAGCCGCTGGGCATGTCCGGCGTCCGCCTGGAAGCCAAGGTGCATGTGGTGACCTGTGCCGTGAACGCAGCGCAGAACATCGAGAAATGCGTGCGCCGCTGCGGCCTGGAAGTCGACGACATCATCCTCGAGCAGCTGGCGTCGGCCTACTCGGTCATCACCGATGACGAGAAGGAGCTGGGCGTCTGCCTGGTGGACATCGGTGGCGGGACCACCGACATCGCCATCTTCACCGAGGGCGCGATTCGCCACACCGCGGTGATCCCGATCGCCGGCGACCAGGTGACCAACGACATCGCCATGGCCCTGCGTACGCCGACCCAGTACGCCGAAGAGATCAAGATCCGCTACGCCTGCGCCCTGGCCAAGCTGGCCGGCGCTGGTGAAACCATCAAGGTGCCCAGCGTGGGCGACCGTCCGCCGCGCGAACTGTCGCGCCAGGCCCTGGCTGAAGTGGTCGAGCCGCGCTACGACGAGCTCTTCACCCTGATCCAGGCCGAACTGCGCCGCAGCGGCTACGAAGACCTGATTCCGGCGGGCATCGTCCTCACTGGCGGTACCGCCAAGATGGAAGGTGCGGTGGAACTGGCCGAAGAGATTTTCCACATGCCGGTGCGCCTGGGCGTACCGCATAGCGTGAAGGGGCTCGCCGATGTCGTGCGCAACCCCATCTATTCCACGGGCGTAGGCCTGCTGATGTACGGATTGCAGAAGCAGTCCGACGGCATGCCTGTCTCCACTGGCAACTACGGCTACGCCGAAGAAGCCAAGGCTCCTGTACTGGAACGGCTCAAACGCTGGGTTCAGGGCAATTTTTAA
- a CDS encoding cell division protein FtsQ/DivIB: protein MRSATIRRQEPVIGRAAPSRKPIPRGASRMVAKEPLSQRLPKPSFGFLRKLVWPVMLVVLGFGAYEAAQRLLPYADRPIAKVNVQGDLSYISQQAVQQRIAPYIAASFFSIDLAGMRRELEQMPWIAHAEVRRVWPDQVMVRLEEQLPIARWGDEALLNNQGQAFAPRELAHYEQLPQLWGPQRAQEQVMQQYQMLSQMLRPLGFSIVRLELRERGSWFLSTGQGVELLLGRDHLVEKMRRFISIYEKTLKDQIANIERVDLRYPNGLAVAWRTPVEAPAATTVAVQ from the coding sequence ATGCGTAGCGCCACTATCCGCCGCCAGGAACCCGTAATCGGCCGCGCCGCTCCGTCGCGCAAGCCGATACCGCGTGGCGCCAGCCGGATGGTGGCCAAGGAACCGCTGAGCCAGCGCCTGCCCAAGCCCAGCTTCGGCTTCCTGCGCAAGCTGGTCTGGCCGGTGATGCTCGTGGTGCTCGGATTCGGCGCCTACGAAGCGGCCCAGCGGTTGCTGCCGTATGCCGACCGGCCCATCGCGAAGGTCAATGTCCAGGGCGACCTGAGCTACATCAGCCAGCAGGCGGTGCAGCAGCGCATCGCGCCGTACATCGCTGCGAGCTTCTTCAGCATCGACCTGGCGGGCATGCGCCGCGAGCTGGAGCAGATGCCGTGGATCGCTCACGCCGAAGTACGCCGGGTGTGGCCGGACCAGGTGATGGTCCGCCTGGAAGAACAACTGCCCATCGCCCGCTGGGGCGACGAGGCTCTGCTGAACAACCAGGGCCAGGCCTTCGCCCCGCGCGAACTGGCCCACTACGAACAGCTGCCGCAGCTCTGGGGGCCGCAGCGCGCCCAGGAGCAGGTGATGCAGCAATACCAGATGCTCAGCCAGATGCTGCGCCCGCTCGGCTTTTCCATAGTCCGGCTGGAGCTGCGTGAGCGTGGCAGTTGGTTCCTGTCTACCGGCCAGGGCGTCGAGCTCCTGCTTGGACGGGATCATCTGGTGGAGAAGATGCGACGTTTCATCTCGATCTACGAGAAAACGCTGAAGGACCAGATTGCGAACATAGAGCGCGTCGACCTGCGCTATCCCAACGGCCTGGCAGTGGCCTGGCGGACGCCGGTCGAGGCCCCGGCGGCGACCACGGTCGCCGTGCAGTGA